Proteins from one Natrinema salinisoli genomic window:
- a CDS encoding lipid II:glycine glycyltransferase FemX translates to MSVEIRVCDPRADGDEWNRYVDRSDGTNPFFRAEALELQAEDTGSTPHLLAGFKGQEPVGLFPVFEYARGPVTGAFSPAPHSWTAYLGPALLNVDKLKQRKADRRIKRFLEGCLEWIGEEISPLYSKFVTGEFDDVRPFVWNGYDIEPGYTYVVDLDGTEDELLDGFSSDARSNIRNADDDRYVIEESDADDVERIVERVRERYESQGQPFGLSTDFARSLYETLPDGSIRPYVCRVDGEFLGGILVVESDRTRYRWQGGVKPDADVDVAINDLLDWHVMRDGLSEGIDEYDLVGAGVPSINRYKAKFNPRLVTTYEITAGAFGIDLLVDRYQKHR, encoded by the coding sequence ATGAGCGTCGAGATACGCGTCTGTGACCCGCGAGCCGACGGGGACGAGTGGAACCGCTACGTCGACCGCTCCGACGGGACGAACCCGTTTTTCCGGGCCGAGGCGCTCGAATTGCAGGCGGAGGATACCGGGTCGACGCCGCACCTACTCGCCGGATTCAAGGGACAGGAACCGGTCGGACTCTTTCCCGTCTTCGAGTACGCCAGGGGTCCCGTCACCGGGGCCTTTTCTCCGGCCCCCCACTCGTGGACGGCGTACCTCGGGCCCGCGCTCCTGAACGTCGACAAACTCAAACAGCGTAAGGCCGATCGTCGGATCAAACGCTTCCTCGAGGGCTGTCTCGAGTGGATCGGCGAGGAGATATCGCCGCTGTACAGCAAATTCGTCACGGGCGAGTTCGACGACGTCCGGCCGTTCGTCTGGAACGGGTACGACATCGAACCCGGCTACACCTACGTCGTCGACCTCGACGGCACCGAGGACGAGCTACTGGACGGGTTCAGCAGCGACGCGCGGAGCAACATCCGGAACGCGGACGACGACCGGTACGTGATCGAGGAAAGCGACGCCGACGACGTCGAGCGCATCGTCGAACGGGTCAGGGAACGCTACGAGAGCCAGGGGCAGCCGTTCGGTCTGAGTACTGATTTCGCGCGATCCCTGTACGAAACGCTCCCTGACGGGTCGATTCGGCCCTACGTCTGTCGCGTCGACGGCGAGTTCCTCGGGGGCATCCTGGTCGTCGAGTCCGACCGGACGCGCTACCGCTGGCAGGGGGGCGTCAAACCGGACGCCGACGTCGACGTCGCGATCAACGACCTGCTGGACTGGCACGTCATGCGCGACGGGCTCAGCGAGGGGATCGACGAGTACGACCTGGTCGGTGCCGGGGTGCCCAGCATCAACCGGTAC